A single region of the Deltaproteobacteria bacterium genome encodes:
- a CDS encoding TrkH family potassium uptake protein, with protein MRIRYTLHLVGILTIFLGLTMVFPLLFGLFYQDESVGPLAKSIVVTLGSGAALYFVFRSAKDEMMSHREGMGVVALGWTAAGLFGALPYYWGGVFNTFADAFFESLSGFTTTGASVLCNIEMVPRGFLFWRSLTHWLGGMGIIVLSLAILPLLGIGGMQLYKPEVPGPVPDKLKPRIRDTAMVLWKVYVLFSAAETLLLMLGGMDLFEAFCHTFGTMATGGFSTRNASIGAYNSPYIDTVICMFMLFAGINFSLHYQCLKGDCLAFWRNSEFRFFIGIAAIFCLVVTFNIYHAAYETLSGAIRFGVFQVLSIITTTGYATADYELWPPLSHSILLFCMFLGACAGSTGGGMKCLRIMLLLKHSYKQLFSLIHPHAVTQVKLGGHPISDEVLHSIWGYFMFYLGLFILCSFLLASMDVDVITSFAAVAATIGNIGPGLGLVGPTDNFAHIPLLGKWLLILCMLVGRLEIYTVLVLFVPEFWRK; from the coding sequence ATGCGCATCCGCTACACGCTCCATCTAGTCGGGATTTTGACCATTTTTCTCGGGTTGACCATGGTCTTTCCCCTCCTTTTTGGCCTCTTCTATCAGGACGAAAGCGTTGGTCCCCTTGCGAAGTCGATAGTAGTTACGCTTGGAAGCGGCGCGGCGCTCTATTTTGTTTTCAGAAGCGCCAAGGATGAGATGATGAGCCATCGGGAGGGGATGGGAGTGGTGGCCCTTGGGTGGACGGCCGCCGGGCTTTTCGGAGCGCTCCCGTACTACTGGGGAGGCGTGTTCAACACCTTTGCTGATGCCTTTTTCGAGTCTCTTTCAGGTTTTACCACCACAGGGGCTTCGGTGCTTTGCAACATAGAGATGGTGCCTCGTGGATTTCTCTTCTGGAGGAGTCTCACCCACTGGCTGGGGGGGATGGGAATCATTGTGCTATCTCTGGCCATCTTACCACTTCTGGGTATTGGGGGTATGCAGCTTTATAAGCCTGAAGTCCCAGGACCGGTACCGGATAAGCTAAAGCCGCGCATTAGAGACACGGCCATGGTCTTGTGGAAGGTCTATGTGCTTTTCAGCGCAGCAGAAACCTTGTTGCTGATGCTTGGAGGCATGGACTTGTTTGAGGCCTTCTGCCACACCTTTGGAACCATGGCCACTGGAGGGTTCTCCACAAGAAACGCTTCCATCGGTGCCTATAATAGCCCATACATCGATACGGTTATCTGTATGTTTATGCTCTTTGCGGGAATCAACTTCTCCCTTCATTATCAATGCTTGAAGGGAGATTGTCTGGCATTCTGGCGCAATTCGGAGTTTCGTTTTTTCATAGGCATAGCCGCCATATTTTGTCTCGTAGTCACTTTCAATATCTATCACGCGGCATATGAAACGCTTTCCGGGGCCATACGGTTTGGTGTCTTCCAGGTGCTCTCCATAATTACAACAACCGGATACGCCACGGCCGACTATGAATTATGGCCTCCTCTTTCTCACAGTATTTTACTCTTTTGCATGTTTCTCGGCGCCTGCGCGGGCTCCACTGGCGGCGGCATGAAGTGCCTACGCATTATGCTTCTTCTGAAGCATTCGTACAAGCAGCTCTTTTCCCTGATCCACCCCCATGCAGTAACACAAGTCAAACTTGGAGGCCATCCCATCTCAGATGAGGTTCTACACAGTATATGGGGATATTTCATGTTTTACCTGGGTCTCTTTATCCTCTGCTCCTTTTTGCTGGCCTCTATGGATGTTGATGTGATCACCTCCTTTGCGGCCGTAGCAGCCACAATTGGAAACATCGGGCCAGGTCTTGGACTGGTGGGGCCCACGGATAACTTTGCCCATATCCCGTTGCTGGGTAAGTGGTTACTCATCCTGTGTATGCTTGTGGGGCGATTGGAAATCTACACGGTTCTCGTTCTTTTCGTGCCGGAGTTCTGGCGAAAGTGA
- the trkA gene encoding Trk system potassium transporter TrkA, which yields MKIVIVGAGEVGFHIASRLALENKEVVVIDNNAGALRRVFESLDVQAVQGCGSSPAILEQAGIKGADIMLAVTDSDETNLVASLFANILSPATIKLARIRSEDYLMHQDVLSQDPYRIDVMINPEAEAVKTVERLLRVPGAVDVGEFADGRIKLVGVHLDGNSPVAGTKLIDLRNKAGQKKILVAAIVRNEELIIPSGEDQILEGDLVYFVSEEKGLKAALKIFGKRAEPFNHVLLVGGGNLGLKAAKALEKHSIHTKLIEKDTDRCRELAEDLDKVVVLQGDGSDQELLREENIQDMDVVITLTGDEETNILTSLLAKRMGAHKTVTRISKFGYFPLVSAIGLEHVVSPRLAAINTILQYVRRGKVLSAMALKGEEAEVLEAIALETSDIVGNPLKKISFPQGALVVAIIRQDEVIIPTGDSVILPEDRIIILSTRQGIPQVEKALMVKLEYF from the coding sequence TTGAAAATTGTCATTGTTGGCGCGGGTGAGGTTGGCTTCCACATTGCTAGCCGTCTCGCCCTTGAAAACAAGGAAGTTGTGGTCATTGACAACAATGCGGGAGCTTTGCGACGGGTTTTTGAAAGCCTGGATGTGCAGGCAGTCCAGGGTTGCGGGAGTAGTCCGGCCATCCTTGAGCAGGCAGGAATAAAAGGGGCCGACATCATGCTGGCTGTTACTGACAGCGACGAGACCAACCTGGTCGCCTCCCTTTTTGCCAATATTCTATCTCCTGCTACTATTAAACTGGCCCGCATCAGAAGCGAAGATTATCTTATGCATCAGGACGTCCTGAGCCAGGATCCCTATCGCATTGATGTGATGATAAACCCAGAGGCCGAGGCGGTCAAGACGGTTGAGAGGCTGCTGCGGGTTCCCGGCGCTGTGGATGTAGGAGAATTTGCCGACGGTCGCATCAAGCTTGTTGGTGTGCACCTGGATGGGAATAGCCCGGTGGCCGGCACCAAGCTGATAGATCTCCGCAACAAGGCCGGCCAGAAAAAGATCCTTGTAGCAGCCATTGTTAGAAATGAAGAACTTATTATCCCTTCCGGGGAAGACCAAATCCTGGAAGGGGATCTGGTCTACTTTGTTTCAGAGGAAAAAGGACTCAAGGCTGCCTTAAAGATTTTTGGCAAGCGGGCTGAACCCTTTAACCATGTGCTCCTTGTCGGAGGCGGCAATCTGGGGCTCAAGGCTGCCAAGGCCCTCGAAAAACACTCCATACATACCAAGCTCATTGAGAAAGATACGGATCGTTGCCGGGAGCTGGCAGAAGACCTTGACAAAGTTGTAGTCCTGCAGGGGGATGGCTCCGACCAAGAACTCCTTCGAGAGGAAAACATCCAGGATATGGACGTGGTGATAACCCTTACCGGAGACGAAGAAACCAACATTCTTACATCCCTTCTTGCCAAACGGATGGGCGCGCATAAGACCGTGACTCGCATTAGTAAGTTTGGCTACTTTCCCCTGGTTTCTGCCATCGGTCTTGAACACGTTGTTAGCCCACGTCTTGCGGCAATCAATACGATATTACAATATGTTCGCCGGGGCAAAGTGTTGTCTGCCATGGCCCTCAAAGGGGAAGAAGCAGAGGTTCTGGAAGCTATTGCCCTGGAAACCTCTGATATTGTTGGAAACCCCCTCAAGAAAATCTCCTTCCCTCAAGGCGCGTTGGTTGTAGCTATCATACGTCAGGACGAAGTGATCATCCCCACAGGAGATAGCGTCATCCTGCCGGAGGATCGAATCATTATCCTTTCTACCCGCCAGGGTATCCCTCAGGTCGAAAAGGCCCTCATGGTCAAGCTGGAGTATTTCTAA
- the rmuC gene encoding DNA recombination protein RmuC, producing the protein MNYLNYILIFVLGGVFGGLIAWLAARSRISVKASRVLAQNSAELARLEEAIRSKEKELQEKNGRIAHLQEELSHAEANMLKICEERSAAKAKLEQMGHVQQALEKKTGEVKDLTVNITELREKQAKLEIIIEKERLATEEKLQLLEKAKQKLTDTFQAISATALKNSQESFLDLATATLASYQEAAKADLELRQEGVKRVVEPIKESLEKYDRQVQDMERVRQEAYGGLTEQVQSLMTTQQLLHKETANLVKALRTPQVRGRWGEITLRRVAELAGMLRCCDFFEQETRDTEQGRLRPDMIVRLPNERQIVVDAKAPLLAYLEALEAETEEERASKLVLHSKQIQAHMNKLSQKSYWEQFQPTPEFVVLFIPGENFFSSALEQNPGLIEKGVDKGVILATPTTFISLLKAVAFGWRQETMAKNAVVISNLGKELYERINTMTEHLGRLGRDVQRCVSTYNQVIGSFERRVLASARKFTEVGITKREGAEIPLINPVEKTTRQISLVPSNECDSSGISNGPARG; encoded by the coding sequence GTGAATTATCTTAATTATATCCTAATATTTGTTCTTGGCGGCGTTTTCGGTGGCCTGATTGCATGGCTGGCGGCAAGATCAAGGATCAGTGTAAAGGCGTCAAGGGTCCTTGCTCAGAACAGCGCTGAGCTTGCACGGTTGGAGGAGGCCATCCGGAGCAAAGAGAAAGAACTCCAAGAAAAAAACGGCAGGATTGCTCATTTGCAAGAAGAGTTGAGCCACGCTGAAGCCAACATGCTAAAGATTTGTGAAGAGCGCTCCGCTGCCAAGGCCAAGCTTGAACAGATGGGCCATGTGCAACAGGCACTTGAAAAAAAGACGGGCGAGGTCAAAGATCTTACAGTAAACATCACGGAACTGAGAGAGAAACAGGCCAAACTGGAAATCATCATAGAAAAAGAACGACTGGCAACTGAAGAAAAGCTACAATTGCTTGAGAAAGCAAAACAAAAGCTCACAGATACCTTCCAGGCCATCTCTGCCACAGCATTGAAAAACAGCCAGGAATCTTTTCTTGATCTGGCAACGGCGACCCTTGCCAGTTACCAGGAGGCAGCCAAGGCCGACTTGGAACTGCGTCAGGAAGGGGTGAAGCGGGTTGTCGAACCCATTAAGGAATCGCTGGAAAAATATGACAGGCAAGTCCAGGATATGGAAAGGGTTCGACAGGAAGCCTATGGCGGCCTCACAGAACAGGTTCAGTCGCTTATGACAACTCAGCAGCTCCTGCACAAGGAAACCGCGAATCTGGTCAAGGCGCTCAGAACCCCTCAGGTGCGTGGAAGGTGGGGAGAAATTACTTTAAGGAGAGTTGCTGAACTGGCCGGTATGCTGAGATGCTGTGATTTCTTTGAACAAGAAACCAGAGATACCGAGCAAGGTCGCTTGCGACCTGATATGATTGTTAGGCTCCCCAATGAAAGACAGATTGTAGTGGATGCCAAGGCCCCGCTTCTTGCCTATCTGGAAGCCCTGGAAGCTGAAACAGAGGAAGAAAGGGCAAGCAAGTTGGTCCTCCATTCCAAACAGATCCAGGCCCATATGAATAAACTCTCGCAAAAGAGCTACTGGGAACAGTTTCAGCCGACCCCTGAATTTGTGGTCCTCTTCATACCCGGAGAGAATTTCTTCAGCTCAGCCTTAGAACAGAATCCCGGCCTCATCGAAAAAGGTGTGGATAAGGGTGTCATATTGGCCACTCCAACAACCTTCATTTCTCTTCTCAAAGCCGTGGCCTTTGGGTGGCGACAAGAAACCATGGCCAAGAACGCCGTAGTCATCAGCAACCTGGGCAAGGAGCTCTACGAGAGAATCAACACGATGACAGAACACCTGGGCAGGCTGGGCCGAGACGTTCAGAGGTGTGTATCAACGTATAACCAGGTCATCGGCTCTTTTGAACGGAGAGTCTTGGCCTCGGCACGAAAATTCACTGAAGTGGGTATTACAAAAAGGGAGGGCGCGGAAATTCCGCTTATCAATCCTGTTGAAAAGACAACACGCCAAATCAGCCTCGTCCCATCAAACGAATGTGACAGTTCGGGGATCAGTAATGGCCCTGCCCGAGGATGA
- a CDS encoding phosphotransacetylase family protein — protein MVCLYVGSTTGYSGKNLTVMGIGQRFLKDGLKVGYFKPFGRLPIKIDGVLTDKDAWFIHRVLMLKDPVETLCPVVLTHDLMVNGCRGECPGLDLKILDAFEAVSQEKDVVIIGGAGKLESGMAFDISGYHIIERLKARVLLVDYYDKEFYLDAVLNAQEVLEERLLGAIINRVHAGYLDKIQDLIVPFLERKGVPVFGILPEDAVLGSVMIGDIAETLAGDVLCCRNKLDGLIEHFLIGGMQVDRALEYIRKTRNNAVIVGGDRADIQLAAVEAMTQCLILTGNLYPNEIVVARAELKGIPIVVVRDDTYSVAKKVEELSGKLRLREKEKVYCGISLIEEKVNFERLYESLGISV, from the coding sequence ATGGTTTGTCTATACGTAGGATCAACAACCGGGTATTCAGGAAAAAACCTGACAGTCATGGGAATAGGTCAGCGGTTTCTCAAAGACGGCCTCAAGGTGGGATATTTCAAGCCCTTTGGCCGGCTGCCTATTAAGATAGACGGTGTGCTGACTGATAAGGACGCGTGGTTTATCCACAGGGTACTTATGTTGAAGGATCCGGTGGAGACACTCTGCCCTGTGGTCTTGACCCACGACCTGATGGTGAATGGCTGCCGTGGTGAATGTCCTGGACTGGATCTGAAGATCCTGGACGCCTTTGAAGCCGTATCACAAGAAAAAGATGTGGTGATCATTGGAGGTGCAGGCAAGCTTGAGTCAGGAATGGCTTTTGACATATCAGGATATCACATTATCGAAAGACTCAAGGCCCGTGTCCTTTTGGTGGATTACTATGATAAGGAATTCTATCTGGATGCGGTCTTGAATGCCCAGGAGGTCCTGGAGGAACGTCTCTTGGGAGCTATCATAAACAGAGTACACGCAGGCTATTTAGACAAGATCCAGGACTTGATTGTGCCCTTCCTTGAACGGAAAGGAGTCCCGGTCTTTGGCATACTTCCCGAGGACGCTGTCCTGGGTTCAGTGATGATTGGAGATATAGCGGAAACCCTTGCGGGGGATGTGCTCTGCTGCCGCAATAAACTGGATGGCCTGATCGAGCACTTTCTGATCGGAGGGATGCAGGTTGATCGTGCCCTTGAATATATCAGGAAAACCAGAAATAATGCGGTGATTGTGGGCGGCGATCGGGCCGATATACAACTGGCAGCCGTTGAGGCCATGACGCAGTGCCTTATCCTCACAGGCAATCTTTATCCCAATGAAATTGTGGTTGCCAGAGCCGAGTTGAAGGGCATACCCATTGTTGTGGTTCGAGATGACACTTATTCAGTGGCAAAAAAGGTCGAGGAACTCTCCGGCAAGCTTCGCCTGAGGGAAAAAGAAAAAGTCTATTGCGGCATCAGCCTCATCGAGGAAAAAGTCAATTTTGAGAGATTGTATGAATCACTCGGGATCAGTGTGTGA